A single region of the Bacillus cereus genome encodes:
- a CDS encoding class I SAM-dependent methyltransferase: protein MHILHFLSEYIKHPRTVGAVLSSSKQLAKQMVAPINFEQAKCIIEYGPGTGVFTEQLVKHKHNETVLLIIENNAQFYRILQERYSHMENVYIIHDSAEYTEKYVQQYKITQVDYIISGLPFTSLSLDTSTKILQVTKEVLGEEGKFITFQYTRFKQQFFHSFFVNIEVKKINWNIPPAFVFTCFM from the coding sequence ATGCATATACTACATTTTTTAAGTGAATATATAAAGCACCCAAGAACTGTAGGAGCGGTATTGTCAAGTTCTAAGCAACTTGCAAAACAAATGGTAGCCCCTATAAATTTTGAACAAGCAAAATGCATTATTGAGTATGGACCAGGAACTGGAGTGTTTACGGAACAGCTCGTTAAACATAAACATAATGAAACGGTATTGTTAATTATTGAGAATAACGCACAGTTTTACCGTATACTTCAAGAGCGATATTCACACATGGAAAATGTGTACATTATTCATGACTCTGCCGAATATACGGAAAAGTATGTTCAACAATATAAAATTACCCAGGTGGATTATATTATTTCAGGATTGCCATTTACCAGTTTATCCCTTGATACCTCTACAAAGATATTACAGGTAACAAAAGAAGTATTAGGAGAAGAAGGGAAATTTATTACTTTCCAATATACACGCTTTAAACAACAATTTTTTCATTCATTTTTTGTAAATATTGAGGTGAAGAAAATAAACTGGAATATTCCACCGGCTTTCGTGTTTACTTGCTTTATGTAA
- a CDS encoding NADPH-dependent FMN reductase produces MSKHKKIIAISGSIRKGSSNTNILKTLAAFIPDGVDYTIYKGIEELPHFNPDVDRVGAPVVVQEFRKALSESHALIICTPEYAKGIPGVLKNALEWLVSSAELYKKPVAIITASPSIAGGDKAHESLLLTLGMLDTVVVQNGSLLIPSVRTKFSDDAKVTDEGTKQALISLIHSIVDETRG; encoded by the coding sequence ATGAGTAAACACAAAAAAATCATAGCGATTTCAGGCAGCATTAGGAAAGGATCATCCAACACAAACATATTAAAAACTTTAGCCGCATTTATTCCAGATGGAGTAGATTACACTATATATAAAGGAATAGAGGAACTTCCTCATTTTAATCCGGATGTAGATCGAGTGGGAGCACCGGTTGTTGTTCAAGAGTTTCGAAAGGCATTAAGCGAATCACATGCACTGATTATTTGTACACCGGAGTATGCAAAAGGTATACCAGGAGTTTTGAAAAATGCATTAGAATGGCTTGTGTCTTCAGCGGAACTATATAAAAAACCAGTGGCTATCATAACAGCTTCACCGTCAATTGCGGGAGGGGATAAAGCCCATGAATCTTTGTTACTTACACTAGGCATGTTAGATACAGTTGTCGTTCAAAATGGCTCGTTATTAATCCCGTCTGTACGCACTAAATTTAGTGATGATGCAAAAGTTACAGATGAGGGAACAAAACAAGCTCTAATTTCTTTAATTCATAGTATAGTAGACGAAACAAGGGGATAA
- a CDS encoding DinB family protein has translation MQKRPEANEYNPYYSTYINLIPDGDIIHILEQQMKETNLLLKDISDSDGHFRYAPNKWSIKEVIGHIADTERIMAYRLLSIARGETAELPGYNDDMYVLRAAFDKQSMQDLLENLTVVRQSTMHLLKSLDKEAWLQRGIANNSEVTVLALANIIAGHELHHRQLIKERYLGSKAYPAC, from the coding sequence ATGCAAAAGAGACCAGAAGCAAATGAATATAACCCGTATTATTCAACGTACATAAACTTAATACCAGATGGAGATATCATACATATTCTAGAGCAACAAATGAAGGAAACGAATCTTTTATTGAAGGATATTTCTGATAGTGATGGACATTTTAGATATGCTCCTAATAAATGGAGTATAAAAGAAGTAATCGGTCATATTGCGGATACTGAACGTATTATGGCGTATCGATTGCTTTCCATAGCAAGAGGCGAGACAGCAGAACTTCCTGGATATAACGATGATATGTATGTTCTTAGAGCAGCTTTTGATAAGCAATCTATGCAAGATCTTCTTGAGAATTTAACAGTTGTTCGCCAATCTACTATGCATTTGCTTAAAAGTTTAGATAAAGAAGCTTGGTTACAAAGGGGAATTGCGAACAATTCTGAAGTCACGGTTCTTGCATTAGCAAACATAATTGCTGGTCATGAGCTTCATCATCGTCAACTTATAAAAGAACGTTATTTGGGTTCTAAGGCATATCCAGCATGTTAA
- a CDS encoding DUF2332 domain-containing protein gives MLTKEQIANLFRNFSENECKGSSDLYEYLSIKISEDEEVLTLASYAQPGQPIPNVLLGAVHYLLLKGKEHSLKRYYYSLVEDADINFGNTFHQFKDFCHVYREEIITLLQTKLVQTNEVRRCAYLYPSFCYIFNKVNKPLALIEIGTSSGLQLFWDQYRYSYGMEEVYGNTQSNVHLTSEIRGDNMPYLLKQSPPVVERIGLDLHVNDLNDDEDYLWLRALIWPEHKERLVLFDQAAELVKEQSVQLIEGDGVVLLPSIVDQIREDAVICIFHTHVANQIPEGVKHTLEKQIKEIGAKRDVFHLYNNMWDRDLHIDYYINGNEYCETVGETEGHGKWFSWGLGDESLC, from the coding sequence ATGCTTACAAAAGAACAAATCGCAAACTTATTTCGGAATTTTTCTGAGAATGAATGTAAAGGATCAAGTGATTTATACGAGTATTTATCAATAAAAATTTCTGAAGATGAGGAAGTTCTTACGTTAGCTTCCTACGCACAACCTGGTCAACCAATCCCAAACGTATTATTAGGTGCAGTCCATTATTTATTGTTAAAAGGAAAAGAACACAGTTTAAAAAGGTATTATTATAGTTTAGTTGAAGATGCTGATATAAATTTTGGAAATACCTTTCACCAATTTAAAGATTTTTGCCATGTATATCGTGAAGAAATAATTACTTTATTACAAACGAAACTCGTTCAAACGAATGAAGTAAGACGATGTGCCTATTTGTATCCAAGTTTCTGTTACATATTTAATAAAGTGAACAAACCGTTAGCGTTAATAGAAATTGGTACAAGTTCTGGATTACAACTATTTTGGGATCAATATCGTTACTCATATGGAATGGAAGAAGTGTATGGAAATACACAATCGAATGTTCATTTAACCTCTGAAATAAGAGGGGATAATATGCCGTATTTGCTAAAACAAAGTCCACCTGTCGTAGAAAGAATCGGACTAGATTTACACGTGAACGATTTAAATGATGACGAAGACTATTTATGGTTACGAGCGCTTATTTGGCCAGAACATAAAGAAAGACTGGTACTATTCGATCAAGCAGCAGAACTTGTAAAAGAACAATCAGTACAATTAATTGAAGGAGATGGTGTAGTGCTTCTACCATCCATTGTAGATCAAATAAGGGAAGATGCAGTGATTTGTATTTTCCATACACATGTAGCGAATCAAATACCAGAAGGTGTGAAACATACGCTAGAAAAACAAATTAAAGAAATTGGTGCAAAACGTGATGTATTCCACCTATATAACAACATGTGGGACCGGGACCTTCATATTGATTATTATATTAACGGAAACGAATATTGTGAAACGGTTGGGGAGACGGAAGGGCATGGGAAATGGTTTAGTTGGGGGCTTGGGGATGAGTCGCTTTGTTAA
- the lsrB gene encoding autoinducer 2 ABC transporter substrate-binding protein LsrB has product MMRKLGIVIIMCICLIGLIACSSQTADKKKADDVKFAFIPKLTGVGFFTSGGEGAKEMGDKLGVQVKYDGPSEASVSGQVKYINNFINQNYDAIMVSSTSVDGLSQSLQRAKKKGMTVLTWDSDVNPKDRSFYISQGTPDQLANLLIEMTSKQIGDKGKVAFFYSSPTVTDQNQWVTRAKEIIKEKYPNWEIVTTQYGENNAQKSLSVGESILKTYPDINAVICPDATALPAMAQAAENLKMDKNVVVTGFSTPNVMRDYVKRGTVEQFGLWDVKQQGALATYVANEIVVKGKKLKVGDSFEVKGIGKVKVEPNSIQGYDYEAEGNGIIVLPERVVFTKDNIDKYNF; this is encoded by the coding sequence ATGATGAGAAAACTAGGGATTGTTATTATTATGTGTATTTGTTTAATCGGTTTAATCGCTTGCTCTAGCCAAACGGCAGATAAGAAAAAAGCAGACGATGTGAAATTTGCGTTCATTCCGAAATTAACAGGAGTGGGCTTCTTCACATCAGGCGGTGAAGGTGCAAAAGAGATGGGGGATAAGTTAGGTGTACAAGTGAAGTATGATGGACCATCTGAGGCGAGTGTATCAGGGCAAGTAAAATATATAAACAATTTTATTAATCAAAACTACGATGCAATTATGGTTTCATCTACGTCAGTTGATGGTCTCTCGCAATCACTGCAACGTGCAAAGAAAAAGGGGATGACTGTATTAACGTGGGATTCTGATGTGAATCCGAAAGACCGTTCGTTTTATATTAGCCAAGGTACACCAGATCAACTTGCAAATTTATTAATAGAAATGACATCTAAGCAAATTGGAGATAAAGGGAAGGTCGCGTTCTTTTATTCAAGCCCAACTGTAACAGATCAAAACCAATGGGTAACGAGGGCGAAAGAGATTATAAAAGAGAAATACCCGAACTGGGAAATTGTAACGACGCAATATGGTGAAAATAATGCACAAAAATCTTTATCAGTAGGGGAGAGTATTTTAAAAACGTATCCGGATATTAACGCAGTAATATGTCCAGATGCAACGGCACTTCCAGCGATGGCGCAAGCTGCTGAAAATTTGAAAATGGATAAAAATGTAGTCGTAACTGGGTTTTCAACGCCGAACGTTATGCGTGATTATGTAAAACGAGGAACAGTAGAGCAATTTGGTTTATGGGATGTTAAACAGCAAGGTGCACTCGCAACGTATGTCGCAAATGAAATTGTTGTAAAAGGGAAGAAGTTAAAAGTAGGGGATAGCTTTGAAGTAAAAGGAATCGGAAAAGTGAAAGTAGAACCAAACTCTATTCAAGGGTATGACTACGAGGCAGAAGGAAATGGTATTATCGTATTACCTGAACGAGTTGTATTTACAAAGGATAATATTGATAAGTATAATTTCTAG
- a CDS encoding malate:quinone oxidoreductase, with translation MSNMQQKTDVILIGAGIMSATLGSLLKELAPEWEIKVFEKLTNAGEESSNEWNNAGTGHSALCELNYTSEKSDGSIDIGKAVKVNEQFQLSRQFWAYLVKKNLIRNPQDFIMPLPHMSLVQGEKNVEFLKNRFEALSKNPLFQGMEFSDAPDTLKKWLPLIMEGRNSNELMAATKIDSGTDVNFGALTRMLFDYLKTKNVELNYKHSVENIKRTKNGLWEVKVHDMNSGKIEHHTAKFVFIGGGGGSLPLLQKTGIPESKHIGGFPVSGLFMVCKNQKVVEQHHAKVYGKAKVGAPPMSVPHLDTRYIDNKKALLFGPFAGFSPKFLKTGSNLDLIGSVKPNNVLTMLAAGVKEMGLTKYLIQQVMLSHEKRMEELREFIPNAKSEDWDIVVAGQRVQVIKDTDAGGKGTLQFGTEVVSASDGSIAALLGASPGASTAVHVMLEVLEKCFPGRMVEWEEKIKEMIPSYGISLTENPRLFQDLHASTGRTLGLNEKEAVHN, from the coding sequence ATGAGCAACATGCAGCAAAAAACAGACGTTATCTTAATTGGCGCTGGAATTATGAGCGCAACGTTAGGATCATTACTTAAAGAATTGGCACCTGAATGGGAAATTAAAGTATTTGAAAAACTCACAAATGCCGGAGAAGAAAGTTCTAACGAATGGAATAATGCTGGTACAGGACATTCTGCGCTATGTGAGCTTAACTATACATCCGAAAAATCTGACGGGTCTATAGATATTGGTAAAGCTGTAAAAGTAAATGAGCAATTTCAACTTTCAAGACAATTTTGGGCGTATCTTGTTAAGAAAAACTTAATTCGTAATCCACAAGATTTTATTATGCCACTACCTCATATGAGTTTGGTGCAAGGAGAAAAAAATGTCGAGTTTCTAAAAAATCGTTTTGAAGCGCTTTCAAAAAACCCTCTATTCCAAGGAATGGAATTTTCTGATGCTCCTGATACATTAAAAAAATGGCTTCCACTTATTATGGAAGGTCGTAACTCTAATGAACTGATGGCTGCAACGAAAATTGATTCTGGAACAGATGTTAACTTCGGTGCGTTAACACGCATGTTGTTTGATTACTTAAAAACTAAAAATGTCGAGCTAAACTACAAACATAGTGTCGAAAATATTAAACGTACGAAGAACGGTTTGTGGGAAGTGAAAGTACATGATATGAATAGTGGTAAAATCGAACACCATACTGCAAAATTCGTCTTTATCGGCGGCGGTGGCGGTAGTCTACCTCTACTTCAGAAAACTGGTATTCCTGAATCAAAACATATTGGAGGATTCCCAGTAAGTGGACTATTTATGGTATGTAAAAACCAAAAAGTTGTAGAGCAGCACCATGCAAAAGTATACGGAAAAGCTAAAGTTGGTGCTCCACCAATGTCTGTACCTCACCTTGATACGAGATATATAGACAATAAAAAAGCTTTACTGTTTGGACCGTTCGCTGGATTCTCGCCTAAATTCTTAAAAACTGGTTCAAATCTTGACCTAATCGGTTCTGTAAAACCAAATAACGTCTTAACGATGTTAGCAGCTGGTGTAAAAGAAATGGGATTAACAAAATACTTAATCCAACAAGTTATGCTATCACATGAAAAGCGTATGGAAGAATTACGTGAGTTTATTCCGAACGCGAAAAGTGAAGATTGGGATATTGTAGTTGCTGGTCAACGTGTGCAAGTAATAAAAGATACTGATGCAGGTGGTAAAGGAACACTGCAATTTGGTACAGAAGTTGTTAGTGCCTCTGACGGATCAATCGCTGCGTTACTTGGCGCTTCTCCAGGTGCTTCTACTGCTGTTCACGTTATGCTTGAAGTATTAGAAAAATGCTTCCCAGGCCGCATGGTAGAATGGGAAGAAAAAATAAAAGAAATGATTCCTTCTTATGGCATTTCGCTAACTGAAAATCCAAGGTTGTTCCAAGATCTTCACGCTTCAACAGGACGCACACTTGGGTTAAATGAAAAAGAAGCTGTTCACAATTAA